The Ralstonia sp. RRA DNA segment CGAACGATGTCGCAACACTTTCGGTTGATATTGCCCCAAGCGAGTGTCGCTAAATCGGCGAAAAGCATGAATGCGCGAAGGCGCTTCAATTTTGGTGGCGAAGGTACCGTGCTACTTCGCCACCCAATCCCCCGACTTCCCCCCGTGCTTCTCCATCAACCGCACATCCCCAATCACCATCCCCCGATCCACGGCCTTGCACATGTCGTAGATCGTCAGCAGCCCCACCTGCACCGCGGTTAGTGCCTCCATCTCCACGCCAGTCTGCCCACGCGTCTCAGCGCGAACAGTGCAACGGACAGTGTGAGCCGCTTCATCCAGATCAAACTCAACAGCCACCTTGGTCAACGCCAGCGGATGACACAGCGGAATCAAATCCGACGTCCGCTTCGACCCCTGAATCGCCGCAATGCGTGCAATCCCCAGCACATCGCCTTTCTTAGCCGTGCCGTCGCGCACCAGCGCAAATGTGTCAGGCAGCATGCGGATCGTGCCGGTAGCCACCGCCACGCGGTGCGTGACAGCCTTGTCGCCGACGTCGACCATATGGGCTTGTCCGGCGGAATCGAAGTGGGTGAGTTGCGACATAAGTAACCGCAGGATTGCGGGGCAGAAGACGAAGCGTTTTATGATAGCAAGCGCCCGGCAGTTCCCGATGCTGCCGGGCTGATCCTGCACACTGCGCTTTCCGTATGACGCATTTCCTCTTCCGGCCGCGTGC contains these protein-coding regions:
- the moaC gene encoding cyclic pyranopterin monophosphate synthase MoaC — encoded protein: MSQLTHFDSAGQAHMVDVGDKAVTHRVAVATGTIRMLPDTFALVRDGTAKKGDVLGIARIAAIQGSKRTSDLIPLCHPLALTKVAVEFDLDEAAHTVRCTVRAETRGQTGVEMEALTAVQVGLLTIYDMCKAVDRGMVIGDVRLMEKHGGKSGDWVAK